A single genomic interval of Lathyrus oleraceus cultivar Zhongwan6 chromosome 7, CAAS_Psat_ZW6_1.0, whole genome shotgun sequence harbors:
- the LOC127102476 gene encoding uncharacterized protein LOC127102476: MPSNAKFLKEILSNKKKLKDDETVMLTAGCSAIIQNNMPHKLKDPGSFSIPCVIGKFIIDKSLCDLGSMLENILVRIGQFYIPTNFLIIDIKEDSLIPIILGNPFLATAGAIIYVKKGRLTFEVGEEKVEFLS; encoded by the exons ATGCCTTCAAATGCTAAATTCCTTAAAGAGATtctatccaataagaaaaagcTTAAGGATGACGAAACCGTTATGCTTACTGCCGGGTGTAGCGCTATTATTCAAAACAACATGCCTCATAAACTGAAAGACCCTGGTAGCTTTTCCATACCTTGTGTAATCGGAAAGTTTATCATAGACAAATCTCTATGCGATTTAGGAA GTATGCTAGAGAATATTCTCGTTCGTATAGGACAATTCTATATTCCAACCAATTTTTTAATAATTGATATAAAGGAGGATTCCCTCATCCCTATTATTTTAGGAAATCCCTTTTTAGCCACAGCCGGAGCCATCATATATGTGAAGAAGGGTAGGCTGACATTCGAAGTCGGAGAAGAAAAAGTTGAATTTCTCAGCTAA